CGAGCTTGCCCAACGCCTTGAGATCCGACGAGGGATCCGCCGAGAACGCAAGGAGTACCTTGCCCGTGCTCGTGCAATGCAAGGGGATCCGGGTACCTGTCGGTTGAGCGAAGCGAAGCGGCTGTGATGACTCGTATCGCAGTACGACGAGCCCCATGTCGCCGTCGCGCACGACGAGGTTCACCGACTCGCCGGTGTCGTCGCGAAGCTGCTCGAGTACGGGGGCGACGGCATCGAACCCGAGGTCGCGCTCGGCCGCGCGACCGAGCAGGAACGATGACCGACCGAGTCGGTAGCGACCGCTATCGGGGCGCTGTGCAACGTATCCGGCACTTGCGAGCGCTCGTAGAACGCGATGAGCGGTGCTGGTGTGCAGCGACAGCGTTCGGGCGATCTCGGTGAGCCCGACGTCGCGATTCGAGGTACGA
The sequence above is drawn from the Nocardioidaceae bacterium SCSIO 66511 genome and encodes:
- a CDS encoding IclR family transcriptional regulator — its product is MSEADSPSNEGRVAGAQTIARALEVLDVLRTSNRDVGLTEIARTLSLHTSTAHRVLRALASAGYVAQRPDSGRYRLGRSSFLLGRAAERDLGFDAVAPVLEQLRDDTGESVNLVVRDGDMGLVVLRYESSQPLRFAQPTGTRIPLHCTSTGKVLLAFSADPSSDLKALGKLEELTSSTITSKAALTRELEQVRNTGYGTNLGERMPGVCGIAAPVLAADGSLLAALAVQGPQVRMPQNRLDELSTVVVEAAARVAEMLPSGFQI